From the genome of Candidozyma auris chromosome 2, complete sequence, one region includes:
- the TSC2 gene encoding Tsc2p, which translates to MSDPNATKPRATSGFGSVLKSITRSLKPASGNVPVVINAKVVGGGADMQNLLLQLQQGSVSSRAHVAFQITEALGKYYLSSIPEVWYLARDLCNPQNQSTVRRAALNLLIQCIRQDEDAVSNKLMFYTDIVKFCVISESKVDDEFDLFLKALQALTNDGRDIHDLYIYEQNKSFSSFLLSGFKVLSSRAKNYVGEEERSFSIDVTFHNLVNLTNFMTNCIQFNYSLSGDHMIPSVLDCIVNSICCTSNSTIISSYLNFIKYSVVLISSSDEVYPSVVRVLCFIFASHPHLKDTAATIIQQCCVDSFEVVIHTLGSVINHAAPDIYSTIDSETTLSPSKSRLDENAQNIAATLGAISVLEHVFNQIASEKKMTDVYFAIDQAYDSITDSLETKSDLINSAFLSMFSRLFDVEDRPQSITKQTKFAKLFPYYSWYSASRSVFNLLHYMDIRSEQDSENWTSICDSLLSRYQQEDLLAPQDALVELFMLHPNSISDKVTAFTLEYFREEKLCSVLNTFWKGNCQKFLHAFLYNDSPKLSLNNKMKVLNTIAEANEESLEFFGDGNIGRVIILDVLENIAWERDEKFIDFFLGDFLFDFLSKSSFDLQKSTFEVLSSLLHTKPNKLEREKSILTTSSIGSGRYFQSASRKVSLASEKSDLRSKAPSEILFVPLSKTLSKFLITSACSDPKAAVECYNYIIKLLKNCLQEVLISPSLALLRSLVRIRVTNQGFVYFTDVTDMGGLANAFKRSSSDPNFDKDKKTFWEYPETMEYIPKHNLDKFTVIKVREPENSNEMKMAEELITLDISLWFDLVNTVITDFYHWEIYSFVWAHYCSQVSNMALFENHEDHILGLLKVVNDQLMLHLPRGHNFPTEHTSVAKSDLQVALIRMLSSLIGYHRSFSKADEDQLINAVIYAMGSYERTAIPCIHILNICCYEIPLSIKKFLTTILTRLQTSVTSSFASPPTLEFMMSLTNQPLLTSSLTTDDYKRFFAIAFKYIQYSSILRSKMAQSEGRNVNVDILQQHGVEAEIEKKASTQITPITPIMNEYLSLLSYKLIARLFLTISLSERRKLSPFLMRNLVAANQDDATAVKHEPIIAFADFIVRFVCSDIPLKVISPPKSSGDKQNELTNSWILGTSIMTITTNTIDGNSKITIRRPTSVSVLNLQLDHSMLQTTMQSNGSKRLVLNSYFLLQLVDLLDVDKQVKPIPLLDDAVTERAIGALDRIPVVSFHKAGIIYIGPNQKDEKDIFDNNTGSISYHRFLDHLGKLIKLQESDSVYVGGLDKEGGSDGKYAYISSDTISQTVFHVTTLMPNVATDKYHALKKRHIGNNHVNIFFDESGHAFNFNVIKSQFNFLNIVITPHTALQRTGRYAESKVFKVKTFRRHGVPGIFSTTHFKLISAEQLPSFIRNTILISDKFAQIWHNCNNGEYISNWQLRVRQIESLRSKTMQMHKVNQEEQEKKGQEKANTTDSGGIGQGADAISSDMTASFLEQLQGAVGDHEQEDLAHTSNFRYEYVAGDDHHAYQRLEFGSYI; encoded by the coding sequence ATGTCGGACCCCAACGCCACAAAACCTCGAGCTACCTCGGGGTTTGGCAGTGTGCTTAAGTCCATTACAAGGTCTTTAAAGCCTGCGCTGGGGAATGTTCCAGTGGTAATCAATGCCAAAGTTGTGGGTGGAGGTGCTGATATGCAGAATCTACTATtgcaacttcaacaaggcagCGTCTCCAGTAGGGCTCATGTTGCCTTCCAAATCACAGAAGCACTCGGGAAGTACTACTTGTCGTCAATTCCAGAAGTCTGGTACCTTGCACGGGATCTCTGTAACCCACAGAACCAGAGTACTGTGAGAAGGGCTGCAttgaatcttttgattcaGTGTATACGACAAGACGAGGACGCAGTTAGCAACAAGCTTATGTTTTACACTGACATTGTCAAGTTTTGCGTGATATCCGAGTCCAAGGTCgatgatgagtttgacCTCTTCCTTAAAGCCCTTCAAGCGCTCACAAATGACGGCAGAGATATTCATGACCTATACATTTACGAGCAGAACAAAAGCTTCTCGTCATTTTTGCTATCCGGGTTTAAGGTCCTCTCCAGCAGAGCTAAAAACTATGTTGGGGAGGAGGAACGTCTGTTCTCGATCGATGTCACTTTCCATAATTTGGTGAATCTCACAAACTTTATGACCAACTGCATTCAATTCAACTATTCACTTTCAGGGGACCATATGATACCTTCGGTTCTCGATTGTATCGTCAACCTGATTTGTTGTACGTCAAACTCTACCATCATATCGCTGTACTTGAATTTTATTAAGTATAGCGTTGTCTTGATTTCAAGCTCCGACGAGGTCTATCCCTCCGTGGTAAGAGTCCTTTGTTTTATTTTTGCATCACATCCTCATCTCAAAGACACCGCAGCAACTATCATTCAACAGTGTTGCGTTGATTCATTTGAAGTTGTCATACATACATTGGGTTCAGTTATAAATCATGCTGCTCCAGATATTTACTCGACTATCGATTCTGAGACTACCCTTAGTCCCAGTAAGCTGCGACTCGATGAGAATGCCCAAAATATCGCGGCAACTCTTGGCGCCATCAGCGTCTTGGAACATGTCTTTAATCAAATCGCAtctgagaagaagatgacagACGTATATTTTGCTATAGACCAGGCTTATGATAGCATAACTGACTCTCTTGAAACGAAGTCTGATCTCATAAACTCAGCATTCCTCAGCATGTTCAGCAGACTCTTCGATGTCGAAGATCGCCCACAATCTATCACCAAGCAGACAAAATTCGCAAAGCTTTTTCCGTATTATCTGTGGTACTCTGCATCTCGCTCAGTTTTCAACTTATTACACTATATGGATATCAGGTCGGAACAAGATTCTGAAAACTGGACCTCGATTTGTGATTCACTTCTCTCCAGGtaccaacaagaagatctcttGGCTCCCCAAGATGCTTTGGTTGAATTGTTCATGCTACATCCCAATTCCATAAGTGACAAAGTAACGGCATTTACCCTCGAATACTTTAGGGAGGAAAAATTGTGCTCCGTACTTAATACCTTTTGGAAAGGAAACTGTCAAAAATTCCTACATGCATTTCTATACAACGATTCACCAAAGCTTTCGCTCAATAATAAAATGAAGGTTTTAAACACCATTGCAGAGGCCAACGAGGAATCCCTCGAGTTTTTTGGCGATGGCAACATTGGCAGAGTTATTATTCTTGATGTACTAGAAAACATTGCTTGGGAACGTGATGAAAAAttcattgatttttttttgggagaCTTCTTatttgattttctttcaaaatcatcatTTGACTTGCAAAAGCTGACTTTTGAAGTTTTATCTTCCCTTCTTCACACAAAACCAAATAAACTTGAACGTGAGAAGAGCATTTTAACCACATCCTCTATAGGGTCCGGTCGCTACTTTCAGTCCGCACTGCGTAAGGTGTCTCTTGCATCAGAAAAGAGCGACCTACGATCTAAAGCTCCCAGTGAAATATTGTTCGTTCCTTTATCAAAAACCTTGTCCAAGTTTTTGATAACCTCTGCATGTTCTGATCCTAAAGCAGCCGTCGAGTGCTATAACTACATCATCAAACTTCTCAAGAATTGCCTTCAGGAAGTCTTGATTTCTCCTCTGCTTGCTCTACTTCGAAGCTTGGTAAGGATTCGCGTTACAAATCAGGGGTTTGTTTACTTTACTGATGTAACTGATATGGGGGGCCTTGCCAATGCgttcaaaagaagctcatctgACCCTAATTTCGATAAAGACAAAAAGACTTTCTGGGAGTATCCAGAGACTATGGAGTATATCCCAAAACACAATCTCGATAAGTTTACTGTGATCAAGGTGAGGGAGCCGGAAAACTCGAATGAAATGAAAATGGCAGAAGAGCTTATCACTCTAGATATTAGTCTCTGGTTTGACCTTGTGAATACTGTCATCACCGATTTCTACCATTGGGAAATATACTCCTTCGTGTGGGCTCACTACTGCTCTCAGGTCTCAAATATGgctctttttgagaatcatGAGGACCATATACTTGGTTTGCTCAAGGTTGTCAATGATCAACTAATGCTACACTTGCCCCGTGGCCACAACTTCCCAACAGAGCACACGAGCGTTGCTAAATCGGATCTTCAGGTTGCACTCATTCGCATGCTATCGTCATTGATAGGCTATCATCGTAGCTTTAGTAAAGCGGACGAGGACCAACTAATCAACGCTGTCATATATGCCATGGGTTCCTATGAAAGAACTGCGATCCCATGTATACATATATTGAACATCTGCTGCTATGAGATTCCACTCTCGATAAAGAAATTTCTAACGACTATCCTCACGCGGTTGCAGACAAGTGTCACTAGTTCTTTCGCTAGTCCTCCAACCTTGGAGTTCATGATGTCTTTGACTAATCAACCTTTGTTAACTTCGAGTTTAACAACGGATGACTATAAACGTTTTTTTGCTATTGCCTTCAAATACATCCAATACTCGTCCATATTAAGGAGCAAGATGGCACAAAGTGAGGGAAGGAATGTGAATGTGGACATTCTTCAGCAGCACGGAGTCGAAGCGgagattgagaagaaagcctCAACTCAAATAACACCAATTACACCCATAATGAATGAATACCTCCTGCTTTTATCTTATAAGTTGATCGCAAGATTGTTCCTCACAATCTCTTTAAGTGAGAGGAGAAAATTGAGTCCATTCTTAATGAGAAATCTAGTTGCTGCAAATCAGGATGATGCTACCGCTGTGAAGCATGAACCAATCATAGCTTTTGCTGACTTTATTGTCAGATTTGTTTGCAGTGACATACCATTGAAGGTGATTTCACCTCCAAAAAGCTCTGGCGACAAGCAAAATGAGCTAACCAATAGCTGGATTTTGGGTACACTGATCATGACAATAACCACGAATACGATCGACGGTAATTCGAAGATTACAATAAGAAGACCAACAAGTGTCTCTGTGTTGAATTTACAGTTAGACCATCTGATGTTGCAAACCACAATGCAATCCAATGGTAGCAAGAGATTGGTCCTTAACTCTTACTTTTTGTTACAATTGGTGGACCTTTTAGACGTTGACAAGCAAGTGAAGCCAATACCATTACTAGACGATGCGGTCACCGAGAGAGCTATTGGAGCGCTTGACAGAATACCAGTTGTGTCATTTCATAAGGCCGGTATAATTTATATTGGTCCCAATCAGAAAGATGAGAAGGATATATTCGATAATAACACTGGATCAATCAGCTACCATCGATTCCTAGATCATCTCGGTAAGCTCATCAAGTTACAAGAGTCGGACTCGGTTTACGTCGGAGGATtagacaaagaaggaggcaGCGATGGAAAATACGCATACATTTCGAGCGACACCATCTCGCAAACGGTATTCCATGTTACTACGCTAATGCCTAATGTGGCTACCGATAAGTATCATGCACTTAAGAAGAGACACATTGGAAACAATCATGTGAATATCTTCTTCGACGAGTCTGGACATGCCTTTAATTTCAATGTCATCAAGTCACAGTTTAATTTCCTAAATATTGTGATCACGCCTCACACGGCTTTACAACGGACGGGAAGGTACGCGGAATCCAAAGtcttcaaggtgaagacATTCCGGCGTCACGGAGTGCCTGGAATATTTTCAACTACTCACTTCAAATTGATCTCGGCTGAACAATTACCCCTGTTTATCAGAAATACGATCTTAATTTCGGATAAGTTTGCTCAGATATGGCATAATTGCAACAACGGAGAATACATTTCTAATTGGCAACTCCGTGTGAGGCAAATCGAGTCACTTCGAAGCAAGACAATGCAGATGCACAAAGTCAATCAGGAggagcaagagaagaagggcCAAGAGAAGGCGAACACAACGGACAGCGGAGGGATTGGACAGGGAGCTGATGCTATTTCCAGCGATATgacagcttcttttttagAACAGCTACAAGGTGCCGTGGGTGatcatgaacaagaagatctaGCGCATACAAGCAACTTTAGATATGAGTACGTTGCTGGAGACGATCATCATGCCTATCAACGCCTTGAGTTCGGTTCGTACATCTAA
- the CBR1 gene encoding cytochrome-b5 reductase: MADSEPNPLIVFATIVAIIGSFIALYFLQKTKKDAPVLSPQEYKKFPLIEKHRVSHNSCVYKFGLPRSTDKLNLPIGQHISISAIINGKEVVRSYTPISNNDQLGSFDLLIKTYENGNISKYVESKKIGEHINIRGPKGFFTYTPNMVKSFGMVAGGTGIAPMYQILTAVLNNPEDKTKIHLVYANVSEEDILLRAELEELKREHPDQFFIHYVLNNPPENWKGSVGFVTPEIMDEHLPKHSEDTNLLICGPPLMVSAIKKAAQTLGYPKAKPVSKLGDQVFVF; the protein is encoded by the coding sequence ATGGCTGACTCCGAACCTAACCCGTTGATTGTGTTTGCCACGATCGTCGCCATCATTGGCTCGTTCATTGCCTTGtattttcttcagaaaacGAAGAAGGACGCTCCAGTATTATCGCCTCAGGAATACAAGAAATTTCCCTTGATTGAAAAGCACAGAGTGTCCCACAACTCGTGCGTTTACAAGTTTGGTTTGCCCAGATCCACtgacaagttgaacttgcCCATTGGTCAGCACATTTCTATCTCGGCCATTATCAACGGCAAAGAGGTAGTTAGATCGTATACACCCATCTCCAACAACGACCAGTTGGGTTCGTTTgacttgttgatcaagacTTACGAGAATGGTAACATTTCTAAGTACGTTGAGTCCAAGAAGATTGGCGAGCACATCAACATCAGGGGCCCTAAGGGGTTTTTCACTTACACACCTAACATGGTGAAGTCGTTTGGCATGGTCGCAGGTGGAACTGGTATTGCGCCAATGTACCAGATTTTGACTGCCGTGTTGAACAATCCTGAGGACAAGACCAAGATCCATTTGGTGTATGCCAATGTCAGTGAGGAGGATATTTTGTTGAGGGCCgaattggaggagttgaaaAGAGAGCACCCTgatcaatttttcattcaCTATGTCTTGAACAACCCACCAGAGAACTGGAAGGGTTCTGTTGGTTTTGTCACCCCTGAGATTATGGACGAGCACTTGCCCAAGCACTCCGAAGACACTAACTTGTTGATCTGTGGCCCACCATTGATGGTGTCTGCCATCAAAAAGGCTGCTCAGACCTTGGGCTACCCTAAGGCTAAGCCTGTGTCCAAGTTGGGTGACCAGGTCTTCGTCTTTTAA
- the GAP5 gene encoding Gap5p: MTESTSYMEKFSDSDIHQRSYSTKQEGRTGTWQNFKDSFKRVTVDDDIDPDLSDIERANLLTSRSPLQRKLKSRNITMIAIGSSIGSALFVGSGSALSTGGPGGILIGWTITGLAIFTTMQSLGELSVAFPVSGGFNLYASRFIDPSIGFAVGWNYFIQFLVLLPLELVSGSITMKFWNTTVNPDIWVLIFYVVVCSINMIGVRAYGEAEFLFSIIKVTAVIGFIIVSIVLAAGGAPNGVHHGSKFWHNPGAFANGFKGVASVFVTAAFAYAGVELVGLAAAEAENPRRALPRAIKQVFWRILMFYLVSLTLICFLVPYDSDRLLGASSVDVTASPFVIAIEQGGIHGLPHVMNAVILISVISVASTSVYASSRTLTSLAEQGLAPSFCSYVDRAGRPLAAIIICNIFALLAFIAASNKEGEVFDWLMSISALSSIASWISINWAHIRFRRALKTQGRSTDELTFVAQTGLIGSYVGGLIFLLVLIAQFWIALFPVGEKSSAYNFFLSYLGGVILVVFYVGHKLWKRNWILQIPSRKIDLDTGRREPDLELLREQLRQEKAFLKGKPWYYRLYRFWC; this comes from the coding sequence ATGACCGAAAGCACGTCGTATATGGAGAAGTTTTCCGATAGTGACATTCACCAACGGTCCTACtccacaaaacaagaaggaaggACAGGTACATGGCAAAATTTCAAGGACTCGTTTAAAAGAGTCACCGTGGACGATGACATAGACCCAGATCTCTCAGATATCGAAAGAGCCAATCTTCTCACATCCAGATCAcctcttcaaagaaagttgaagtcaagaAACATCACCATGATTGCCATTGGCTCATCTATCGGTAGTGCACTTTTCGTTGGATCAGGGTCAGCTCTAAGTACGGGAGGTCCCGGTGGTATACTTATCGGATGGACAATTACCGGTTTAGCGATTTTTACCACCATGCAAAGTTTGGGAGAGCTCTCAGTAGCATTCCCTGTGAGTGGCGGTTTCAATTTGTACGCAAGCAGATTCATTGACCCTTCAATCGGCTTCGCCGTTGGCTGGAATTACTTCATTCAGTTTTTGGTTCTTCTTCCCTTGGAACTTGTCAGTGGCTCCATCACTATGAAGTTCTGGAACACAACGGTTAATCCTGATATTTGGGTTCTTATATTTTACGTTGTTGTCTGCTCCATAAATATGATTGGTGTGAGAGCATACGGCGAAGCagagtttcttttttccatTATCAAAGTCACCGCAGTTATAGGATTCATCATTGTCAGCATCGTGCTTGCTGCCGGCGGCGCTCCAAACGGAGTTCATCACGGGTCTAAGTTCTGGCATAATCCGGGTGCGTTTGCCAATGGTTTCAAAGGCGTTGCATCAGTATTCGTCACAGCAGCTTTTGCGTATGCTGGAGTTGAACTCGTTGGCCTCGCAGCTGCTGAAGCAGAAAATCCTAGACGTGCTTTACCACGTGCTATCAAGCAAgttttttggagaatctTGATGTTCTACTTGGTGTCTCTCACAttgatttgctttttggttCCATACGACTCAGATAGACTTTTAGGTGCATCCTCAGTGGATGTCACTGCCTCCCCTTTCGTTATCGCCATTGAGCAAGGTGGAATTCATGGTCTTCCTCACGTCATGAATGcggtgattttgatttccgTTATCTCAGTGGCTTCCACATCGGTGTATGCTTCCTCTCGCACACTCACATCATTGGCAGAGCAAGGATTAGCGCCATCTTTCTGCTCCTACGTAGACAGAGCAGGCCGTCCCTTGGCAgccatcatcatctgtAACATTTTTGCATTACTTGCTTTTATTGCAGCCAGCAACAAAGAAGGCGAGGTATTCGACTGGCTCATGAGTATTTCAGCATTGAGCTCTATCGCATCATGGATCAGCATCAACTGGGCCCACATCAGATTTAGACGTGCTTTAAAAACACAGGGAAGGTCAACTGACGAATTGACGTTTGTGGCACAGACTGGTCTTATAGGCTCCTACGTTGGTGGtcttatttttcttttggttttgatCGCCCAATTTTGGATTGCCTTGTTCCCAGTTGGGGAGAAATCAAGCGCctacaacttcttcttgtcttaCTTGGGAGGAGTCATCCTAGTAGTGTTCTACGTGGGCCACAAGCTTTGGAAACGGAATTGGATCTTGCAGAttccatcaagaaagaTTGATCTTGACACTGGCCGCAGAGAACCTGATTTGGAGCTCTTGCGCGAGCAGCTTCGTCAAGAaaaagctttcttgaaaggCAAGCCATGGTACTATAGACTTTATCGATTTTGGTGCTAG